A genome region from Streptomyces pratensis includes the following:
- a CDS encoding ABC transporter substrate-binding protein, with the protein MSTKKNVLYGTASAAALALTLTACGGSGGSSASGGTWDKDAVVNIGSLYEPQNLDNTAGGGQGVTEALNGNVYEGLFRLTDDGKVEKLLAQDYETSADGLTYTFTLQDGVKFHSGKELTSEDVKYSLEKVLADDSQSARKSNLEVVKDIATPDKRTVKITLSKKSISFVYNLSYVWIINSQAKELKTTEDGTGPYTLNKWTRGSALSLNRFAGYWGDAAANKQVVFHYYKDATALNNALLTNAIDVVTSEQSPDALEQFKSNGNYKVNDGDSTTKLLLAFNDKAKPFTDVKVRQAVSAAIDDKKLLESVWGGYGKQIGSMVPPTDPWYEDLTDVDAHDVKKAEKLLAEAGYAKGFSFTLDTPNYDPHPTAATFIKSQLAKVGITVKINTITPDEWYTKVYKNHDFTATLQEHVNDRDLVWYGNPDFYWQYDNPQVTKWVEQAEEASSTAEQTELLKKVNRQTAEDAASDWLYLYPQIVVANNKISGYPLNGLNSQFFAYDIKKTG; encoded by the coding sequence ATGAGCACCAAGAAGAACGTCCTGTACGGCACCGCCTCCGCAGCCGCTCTCGCCCTGACCCTGACCGCCTGCGGCGGCTCCGGCGGGTCCAGCGCCTCGGGCGGCACCTGGGACAAGGACGCGGTCGTCAACATCGGCTCCCTCTACGAGCCGCAGAACCTCGACAACACCGCGGGCGGCGGCCAGGGTGTCACCGAGGCCCTCAACGGCAACGTCTACGAGGGCCTGTTCAGACTGACCGACGACGGCAAGGTCGAGAAGCTCCTCGCCCAGGACTACGAGACCAGTGCCGACGGCCTCACCTACACCTTCACCCTCCAGGACGGTGTGAAGTTCCACAGCGGCAAGGAACTCACCAGCGAGGATGTCAAGTACAGCCTGGAGAAGGTCCTCGCGGACGACTCCCAGTCCGCCCGTAAGAGCAACCTCGAAGTCGTCAAGGACATCGCCACCCCCGACAAGCGGACCGTGAAGATCACGCTGTCCAAGAAGTCGATCTCCTTCGTCTACAACCTCTCCTACGTCTGGATCATCAACTCCCAGGCGAAGGAACTGAAGACGACCGAGGACGGCACCGGCCCGTACACCCTGAACAAGTGGACCCGTGGTTCCGCGCTGAGCCTGAACCGCTTCGCCGGATACTGGGGCGACGCCGCCGCCAACAAGCAGGTCGTCTTCCACTACTACAAGGACGCCACGGCGCTGAACAACGCGCTGCTCACGAACGCCATCGACGTGGTCACGAGCGAGCAGTCGCCCGACGCCCTGGAGCAGTTCAAGAGCAACGGCAACTACAAGGTGAACGACGGCGACTCCACCACCAAGCTGCTGCTGGCGTTCAATGACAAGGCCAAGCCCTTCACCGACGTCAAGGTACGTCAGGCCGTCTCCGCCGCCATCGACGACAAGAAGCTCCTGGAGTCCGTCTGGGGCGGCTACGGCAAACAGATCGGCTCGATGGTGCCGCCCACCGACCCCTGGTACGAGGACCTCACCGACGTCGACGCCCACGACGTGAAGAAGGCCGAGAAGCTGCTCGCCGAGGCCGGTTACGCCAAGGGCTTCAGCTTCACCCTCGACACCCCCAACTACGACCCGCACCCGACGGCGGCGACCTTCATCAAGTCCCAGCTCGCCAAGGTCGGCATCACCGTCAAGATCAACACGATCACTCCGGACGAGTGGTACACGAAGGTCTACAAGAACCACGACTTCACGGCCACGCTCCAGGAACACGTCAACGACCGCGACCTGGTCTGGTACGGCAACCCCGACTTCTACTGGCAATACGACAACCCGCAGGTCACCAAGTGGGTGGAGCAGGCCGAGGAAGCCTCCAGCACCGCCGAGCAGACCGAGCTGCTCAAGAAGGTCAACCGGCAGACCGCCGAGGACGCCGCCAGCGACTGGCTGTACCTCTACCCGCAGATCGTGGTCGCGAACAACAAGATCTCCGGCTACCCGCTCAACGGCCTGAACTCCCAGTTCTTCGCCTACGACATCAAGAAGACGGGCTGA
- a CDS encoding DUF1684 domain-containing protein, producing MSTAVSQPAPDRASTDPAEVWDAWRAERHRALTSPTGNLALVETRWAPAGEVPDVADARAGLPDTVTVTTLQRTDRVTGEDEHGLRFWDADAPAIRHFDRVDAFPYDPTWVLEASYTPVADARRIAFEHIRDNGGSRDLVVPGDITLTVDGRAYTLSAFDDDGTLLLVFGDPTNGDITYGAGRFLFVRRTDDGSRVVLDFNQAFVPPCGFSDQYNCPMPPRQNRFHLPVEAGEKLPVFRDGFDAQH from the coding sequence ATGAGTACTGCCGTGTCCCAGCCCGCCCCCGACCGCGCATCCACCGACCCCGCGGAGGTATGGGACGCCTGGCGTGCCGAGCGCCATCGCGCGCTCACGTCCCCGACCGGCAATCTCGCCCTGGTGGAAACCCGCTGGGCTCCTGCGGGCGAGGTCCCGGACGTGGCGGACGCGCGCGCGGGTCTGCCGGACACCGTGACCGTCACCACACTCCAGCGCACCGACCGGGTCACCGGCGAGGACGAGCACGGTCTGCGGTTCTGGGACGCCGACGCGCCGGCCATCCGCCACTTCGACCGGGTCGACGCCTTCCCCTACGACCCCACCTGGGTCCTGGAAGCCTCGTACACGCCCGTCGCCGATGCCCGGCGCATCGCCTTCGAGCACATCCGGGACAACGGCGGCAGCCGTGACCTGGTCGTCCCCGGAGACATCACGCTCACCGTCGACGGCCGCGCGTACACGCTCAGCGCCTTCGACGACGACGGCACCCTGCTGCTCGTCTTCGGCGACCCGACCAACGGCGACATCACCTACGGGGCCGGCCGCTTCCTCTTCGTGCGGCGTACGGACGACGGGAGCCGGGTCGTCCTCGACTTCAACCAGGCCTTCGTGCCGCCCTGCGGATTCTCCGATCAGTACAACTGTCCGATGCCGCCGCGGCAGAACCGCTTCCACCTGCCCGTCGAGGCCGGCGAGAAGCTCCCTGTCTTCCGCGACGGCTTCGACGCCCAGCACTGA